Proteins encoded within one genomic window of Schaalia sp. HMT-172:
- a CDS encoding SAF domain-containing protein, giving the protein MDRRLLLGVVLIIASVIAFSFLGGFLRGGNRVYTVTTSIAPGEAITADNVREVVVHVDPTVYAPTTETPLGTRATRLLTPGQLVMRTDLATGSQAGARDPDGMYRVAITVTAGLPDGVADGTPIRLWTVPTRSASPTETSAREIEGTFTFVRTVDTSGSQARRGTRIEIMANAAALPTLLASQTSTDELAAVPVGAP; this is encoded by the coding sequence ATGGACCGGCGACTCCTCCTCGGCGTCGTCCTCATCATCGCGTCCGTGATCGCTTTCAGCTTCCTCGGCGGCTTCCTGCGGGGAGGAAACCGCGTCTACACCGTCACGACCAGCATCGCCCCGGGAGAGGCGATCACGGCCGACAACGTCCGTGAGGTCGTCGTCCACGTCGACCCGACCGTCTACGCTCCGACCACCGAAACTCCCCTGGGCACGCGCGCGACACGCCTCCTCACCCCCGGTCAACTCGTCATGCGCACCGACCTGGCCACCGGCTCCCAGGCGGGCGCACGCGACCCCGACGGCATGTACCGCGTCGCAATCACCGTCACCGCGGGACTGCCCGACGGTGTCGCCGACGGTACGCCGATACGTCTGTGGACCGTGCCCACCCGCTCCGCCTCACCCACAGAGACGAGCGCGCGCGAAATCGAGGGCACCTTCACCTTCGTGCGCACGGTCGACACCTCGGGTTCCCAGGCGCGCAGGGGAACACGCATCGAAATCATGGCGAACGCGGCTGCCCTGCCCACGCTCCTGGCCTCCCAGACCTCGACCGACGAGCTCGCCGCCGTCCCCGTGGGGGCGCCGTGA
- a CDS encoding Rv3235 family protein: MPEHDVLRTDLPDPGPWAALLARAIVEVVTGARQAPQLRRWLLPDLYAALVGVHLSPCARGTTPIHVRTCAIDEKHTEVAVIVATATRTYALALRLEEYRGRWMTTALELA; this comes from the coding sequence ATGCCCGAACATGACGTCCTGCGCACCGACCTGCCGGATCCGGGCCCCTGGGCCGCCCTCCTCGCCCGCGCCATCGTCGAGGTCGTCACCGGAGCCCGCCAGGCACCCCAGCTACGCAGGTGGCTCCTCCCCGACCTCTACGCTGCCCTCGTCGGCGTCCACCTCTCCCCCTGCGCCCGCGGCACCACCCCCATCCACGTGCGCACCTGCGCAATCGACGAGAAACACACGGAGGTGGCCGTCATCGTCGCCACGGCGACGCGCACCTACGCGCTCGCCCTGCGCCTCGAAGAGTACCGGGGACGGTGGATGACGACCGCCCTCGAGCTCGCCTGA
- a CDS encoding helix-turn-helix domain-containing protein, whose translation MATRFLTLADVAETLNLTMSATRALVSSGELPAIQVGGKHVWRVEESVLEQFIQDQYAATRERQKAEHAQ comes from the coding sequence ATGGCAACACGATTCCTCACTCTCGCTGACGTCGCCGAGACCCTGAATCTCACGATGTCAGCCACCCGCGCCCTCGTTTCCTCCGGCGAGCTTCCGGCCATCCAGGTGGGCGGCAAGCACGTCTGGCGGGTCGAAGAGTCCGTCCTGGAGCAGTTCATCCAGGACCAGTACGCCGCGACGCGCGAGCGTCAGAAGGCGGAGCACGCTCAGTAG
- a CDS encoding ComF family protein, which translates to MVGSRPVGALVEGFLGAVLPVQCVGCGAWDEVLCPSCRSWACAQPLPTSLEGARGAIPGLVLGEYSGALRRIILGAKHAARTDVSDFLDEAGATLGASLWRVVGGASSPAWVPGSGRGRDRRGGAAAQVWVVPAPSSWGRRLRGRQVALPLARGVARGLALGSPPGVRVRVVDAVALRAGAGSQSGKAGAARTVGRMGSMRARVVAPAGALVIAVDDVVTTGATIREMERVLGRLDGIAALARPGLIS; encoded by the coding sequence GTGGTTGGCTCGCGCCCTGTGGGTGCCCTCGTCGAGGGTTTCCTCGGCGCGGTCCTGCCCGTTCAGTGCGTGGGGTGCGGCGCCTGGGACGAGGTGTTGTGCCCGTCGTGCCGCTCGTGGGCGTGCGCGCAGCCGCTGCCTACGAGCCTGGAGGGCGCGCGCGGGGCGATTCCCGGACTGGTCCTGGGGGAGTATTCTGGAGCGCTGCGCAGGATCATCCTGGGCGCCAAGCACGCGGCGCGCACGGATGTCAGCGATTTCCTCGACGAGGCCGGGGCTACCCTCGGCGCGTCCCTGTGGCGGGTGGTGGGCGGCGCCAGCTCGCCCGCGTGGGTGCCGGGCTCGGGTCGTGGGAGGGATCGCCGGGGTGGGGCAGCGGCGCAGGTGTGGGTTGTGCCGGCGCCCTCGTCGTGGGGTAGGCGCCTGCGGGGCCGCCAGGTGGCGCTTCCTCTCGCACGCGGGGTTGCTCGGGGGCTGGCGCTGGGCTCTCCGCCGGGTGTGCGCGTGCGCGTCGTGGACGCGGTGGCCTTGCGCGCGGGCGCGGGTTCGCAGTCGGGCAAGGCGGGGGCGGCGCGCACGGTGGGGCGGATGGGGTCGATGCGAGCCCGCGTCGTGGCGCCCGCGGGCGCACTCGTGATTGCGGTGGATGACGTCGTGACGACGGGGGCGACGATTCGGGAGATGGAGCGTGTGCTCGGTCGCCTGGATGGGATCGCGGCGTTGGCCCGACCGGGGCTTATCTCATGA
- the secA gene encoding preprotein translocase subunit SecA, giving the protein MSIIDKILRAGEGRMLRRLDRLASQVDALQEDFEALTDEELQAKTQEFKDRLEEGETLDDILVEAFATVREAAWRILRMRPFHVQVMGGIALHQGKIAEMKTGEGKTLVATMPSYLRALTGKGVHVVTVNDYLAKYQSDLMSRVYNFLGMTCGCILVGQTPAERREMYACDITYGTNNEFGFDYLRDNMAQVPEDVVQRGHAFVIVDEVDSILIDEARTPLIISGPADGDLNRWYVEFARIARLLTRDEDYEVDEKKKTVGILEPGIDKVEDQLGVENLYEAANTPLIGFLNNAIRAKELFFKDRDYIVDGGEVLIVDEHTGRVLPGRRYNDGMHQAIEAKEGVEIKAENQTLATITLQNYFRLYPEGSRSGMTGTAETEAAEFASTYKIDVVPIPTNKPMIRKDQPDLVYPTEKGKLNAIIEDVVERHEAGQPVLIGTASVEKSELLSQMLTKKHIPHQVLNAKQHAREAAVVAMAGRKGAVTVATNMAGRGTDIMLGGNSEFIAQANLAAEGLDPKENPEEYREAWPKALEAAEEAVEAERDEVRELGGLYVLGSERHESRRIDNQLRGRSGRQGDPGESRFYLSMEDDLMRLFNSGMAQRIMASGAYPEDMPLENRLVSRSIASAQHQVEARNFEIRKNVLKYDDVMTGQRETIYAERRKVLEGEDMGPQLRSFAESLVTGLVDEVIADKPVDEWDLSSLWENLRGYYPPSVTIEEVEEEHGGRNSLVRDDLVTELVGDIHAVYEDTEERLDENPLAQAQLGDEPMRTLERRVVISVVDRLWREHLYEMDYLKEGIGLRAMGQRDPLVEYKDEGAQMFQAMVERIREESVQQVFSFAKQFERALASAEEQAGGAITRATVAPADMGEAGEPRREADAEPSVEEVASAESAASEAAREAVAHARSVMGTVGREKAPSRVSYSSAEGASAPSAAGGNRAERRAAAKKRRRR; this is encoded by the coding sequence GTGTCGATTATTGACAAGATCCTTCGCGCGGGCGAAGGCCGGATGCTGCGCAGGCTGGATCGTCTCGCGTCGCAGGTGGATGCCTTGCAGGAGGACTTCGAGGCGCTGACGGACGAGGAGCTGCAGGCCAAGACCCAGGAGTTCAAGGACCGCCTCGAGGAGGGCGAGACCCTGGACGACATCCTGGTCGAGGCGTTCGCGACGGTCCGCGAGGCCGCGTGGCGTATCCTGCGCATGCGTCCCTTCCATGTCCAGGTTATGGGCGGCATCGCCCTGCACCAGGGCAAGATCGCGGAAATGAAGACTGGTGAGGGCAAGACCCTGGTTGCCACGATGCCCTCCTACCTGCGTGCGCTGACCGGCAAGGGCGTGCACGTCGTGACGGTCAACGACTACCTGGCGAAGTACCAGTCGGATCTGATGAGCCGCGTGTATAACTTCCTGGGCATGACGTGCGGCTGTATCCTCGTGGGCCAGACGCCGGCCGAGCGCCGCGAGATGTACGCCTGCGACATCACCTATGGCACGAACAACGAGTTCGGCTTCGACTACCTGCGTGACAACATGGCGCAGGTTCCCGAGGACGTGGTCCAGCGCGGCCACGCCTTCGTCATCGTCGATGAGGTCGACTCGATCCTCATCGACGAGGCACGTACCCCCCTCATCATCTCGGGTCCCGCGGACGGTGACCTGAACCGCTGGTACGTGGAGTTCGCCCGCATCGCGCGCCTGCTCACGCGCGACGAGGACTACGAGGTCGACGAGAAGAAGAAGACCGTCGGCATCCTGGAGCCGGGCATCGATAAGGTCGAGGATCAGCTGGGCGTGGAGAACCTCTACGAGGCGGCGAACACCCCGCTGATCGGCTTCCTGAACAATGCGATCCGCGCCAAGGAGCTGTTCTTTAAGGACCGCGACTACATTGTGGACGGTGGGGAGGTCCTCATCGTCGACGAGCACACGGGCCGCGTCCTGCCGGGTCGGCGCTACAACGATGGCATGCACCAGGCGATCGAGGCCAAGGAAGGCGTGGAGATCAAGGCCGAGAACCAGACGCTGGCCACGATCACGCTGCAGAACTACTTCCGCCTCTACCCCGAGGGCTCGCGCTCGGGCATGACCGGTACGGCCGAGACGGAGGCCGCGGAGTTCGCGTCGACCTACAAGATTGACGTCGTCCCGATCCCCACGAATAAGCCGATGATCCGCAAGGACCAGCCCGACCTCGTCTATCCGACGGAGAAGGGCAAGCTCAACGCGATCATCGAGGACGTGGTGGAGCGCCACGAGGCCGGCCAGCCGGTCCTCATCGGTACTGCGTCGGTCGAAAAGTCTGAGCTGCTCTCCCAGATGCTCACGAAGAAGCACATCCCGCACCAGGTGCTCAACGCCAAGCAGCATGCCCGCGAGGCCGCCGTCGTCGCGATGGCGGGTCGCAAGGGCGCGGTGACGGTTGCTACGAACATGGCCGGCCGCGGTACCGACATCATGCTGGGCGGTAACTCGGAGTTCATCGCCCAGGCGAACCTGGCCGCCGAGGGGCTCGATCCCAAGGAGAACCCGGAGGAGTACCGCGAGGCGTGGCCCAAGGCCCTGGAGGCCGCCGAGGAGGCCGTGGAGGCCGAGCGTGACGAGGTGCGCGAGCTGGGCGGCTTGTACGTGCTCGGTTCGGAGCGCCACGAGTCGCGTCGTATCGACAACCAGCTGCGTGGTCGAAGTGGCCGTCAGGGTGACCCGGGCGAGTCGCGCTTCTACCTGTCGATGGAAGACGACCTGATGCGCCTGTTCAACTCGGGCATGGCCCAGCGCATCATGGCGTCCGGCGCCTACCCGGAGGACATGCCGCTGGAGAATCGTCTGGTGTCGCGTTCGATTGCGTCGGCCCAGCACCAGGTGGAGGCTCGCAACTTCGAGATCCGCAAGAACGTCCTGAAGTACGACGACGTCATGACGGGTCAGCGTGAGACGATTTACGCCGAGCGCCGCAAGGTGCTTGAGGGCGAGGACATGGGGCCGCAGCTGCGTTCCTTCGCGGAGTCGCTCGTAACGGGCCTGGTCGACGAGGTGATCGCCGACAAGCCGGTGGATGAGTGGGATCTGTCCTCCTTGTGGGAGAACCTGCGTGGCTACTACCCGCCGTCGGTCACGATCGAAGAGGTCGAGGAGGAGCACGGCGGCAGGAATTCCCTGGTCCGCGACGACCTCGTGACTGAGCTCGTGGGTGACATCCACGCAGTGTATGAGGACACGGAGGAGCGCCTCGACGAGAATCCGCTGGCGCAGGCGCAGCTGGGCGATGAGCCCATGCGCACGCTCGAGCGCCGCGTCGTCATCTCCGTGGTGGATCGCCTCTGGCGCGAGCACCTCTACGAGATGGACTACCTGAAGGAGGGCATCGGCCTGCGCGCGATGGGTCAGCGCGACCCGCTCGTCGAGTACAAGGACGAGGGCGCCCAGATGTTCCAGGCGATGGTCGAGCGCATCCGCGAGGAGTCCGTCCAGCAGGTGTTCAGCTTCGCCAAGCAGTTCGAGCGCGCCTTGGCCTCGGCGGAGGAGCAGGCGGGTGGCGCGATTACGCGCGCGACCGTGGCTCCGGCAGACATGGGGGAGGCGGGCGAGCCTCGTCGCGAGGCTGACGCCGAGCCGAGCGTCGAAGAGGTGGCTTCCGCCGAGTCCGCGGCCTCCGAGGCCGCTCGCGAGGCCGTGGCGCACGCCCGCTCGGTCATGGGCACCGTGGGCCGCGAGAAGGCGCCGAGCCGCGTGAGCTACAGCTCCGCGGAGGGTGCGTCGGCCCCATCCGCAGCCGGCGGTAACCGCGCGGAGCGTCGCGCGGCGGCCAAGAAGCGTCGCCGCCGCTGA
- a CDS encoding SMC family ATPase: MKIRWLRIVGIGPFAGAHTVDFSSFEDSGLFLLEGPTGAGKSTLIDAITFALYGDVARTKDASKDRLRSNHISDSDPSEVDLVFEVATGIYRVTRTPAYTPAGKKSQRNSKSTLARVVEDPDAPDGWRTIEAVASGPRDVGYEIPVIVGLDKDQFLQTIVLPQGKFSQFLTATSDAREQILRDIFDTQIYSDFTKALTDAAASSKRGIEERRTRALGAFERVRSLDAAFGDDAATDEADGVAAAAEEEAGLDAGAEDSSAVTSWTRRACERAHEAHAQTVRLAEAATASAREAAGALAQGRALAEAQAEHARVSATLTELTTAQESIASDRELARQARRALAVAPLDAAEAEASARLEAAGDQVAALSPALGDQLSIDPACLTPQAVTDLGERAQEMRDEATRTRGSLQEALALERSLPEARAGIESLRAEREQASARIASIEAEREELPQRIEQGAQALRLMRADADTLPEAASALRAINERLDASMQADLLRAALLGASDELREATAAAKLANAAAADGHDLWIAQSASALARELEEDTPCPVCGSTTHPTPAPTADGEITREQVAALDQARDRAEAALRDAQARHQDLVRRIAQLNEVAGAPTPTLETERDRAAELVATLEALSPQITQIEAALAQERSRLDGLTDALTRAREEAASLASTLQERESALSGALARVEAERSGFASLTERAAALDEHAHRAAALAGACADWDNARAAHAQAQRSLAHALEEQGLQADSWSSFLLPLPRLEALETRVAEHEKALFAAREALASERLTRAASAPTPHVEALTEASRRADEDAASAARASGILEQYCAQLDAARTSLEQALDALARAREQAGPIRRLADIAAASGPENLASTPLAAWVLITRLEDVLAAANPRLERISSGRYQLVAVSDDGTSSRKSGLGLAIVDHDTDAVRSPRTLSGGETFYTSLALALGLADVVTAEAGGVELRTMFIDEGFGSLDSHTLALVMEQLQALRCAGRTVGVISHVEEMATQIADQIQVRPLAEGGSTLRVRA; the protein is encoded by the coding sequence GTGAAGATTCGGTGGCTACGTATTGTGGGCATCGGCCCCTTCGCCGGTGCACACACGGTCGATTTCTCGTCGTTTGAGGACTCTGGGCTCTTCCTACTGGAAGGGCCCACGGGCGCGGGCAAGTCCACGCTCATCGACGCGATTACCTTCGCCCTGTACGGGGACGTGGCGCGCACAAAGGACGCGTCGAAGGACCGCCTGCGCTCCAACCACATCTCGGATTCAGACCCCTCCGAAGTGGATCTCGTGTTCGAGGTCGCCACGGGCATCTACCGGGTGACGCGCACACCCGCGTACACGCCGGCGGGTAAGAAGTCGCAGCGTAACTCGAAGTCGACGCTCGCGCGGGTCGTGGAAGATCCGGACGCTCCGGACGGCTGGCGCACCATCGAGGCGGTCGCGTCGGGGCCACGCGACGTGGGCTACGAGATCCCCGTGATCGTGGGCCTGGACAAGGACCAGTTCCTCCAGACCATCGTGCTGCCGCAGGGAAAGTTCTCCCAATTCCTCACTGCCACCTCGGATGCGCGCGAGCAGATCCTGCGCGACATTTTCGACACGCAGATCTACTCCGACTTCACCAAGGCGCTGACCGATGCGGCCGCCTCGTCGAAGCGTGGCATCGAGGAGCGGCGCACGAGAGCGCTCGGCGCCTTCGAGCGGGTGCGCTCGCTGGACGCGGCCTTTGGCGATGACGCAGCCACGGATGAGGCCGACGGCGTGGCTGCCGCCGCCGAGGAGGAGGCCGGGCTGGACGCGGGCGCGGAGGATTCCAGCGCCGTGACTTCGTGGACGCGCCGCGCGTGCGAGCGTGCACACGAGGCGCACGCGCAGACAGTGCGCCTCGCCGAGGCCGCGACGGCATCCGCTCGCGAGGCCGCGGGCGCCCTGGCACAGGGCCGCGCCCTGGCAGAGGCGCAGGCGGAGCACGCGCGTGTGAGCGCGACGCTCACTGAGCTGACCACTGCGCAGGAGTCGATTGCGTCCGACCGGGAGCTCGCGCGCCAGGCCCGCCGGGCCCTGGCCGTGGCGCCCCTCGACGCGGCCGAGGCCGAGGCCTCGGCTCGCCTGGAGGCCGCCGGAGACCAGGTCGCGGCCCTGTCCCCCGCCCTCGGGGACCAGCTCTCCATCGACCCGGCCTGCCTGACGCCCCAGGCCGTGACCGATCTCGGCGAGCGGGCGCAGGAGATGCGCGACGAGGCGACGCGCACGCGCGGCTCTCTTCAGGAGGCCCTGGCCCTCGAGCGCTCGCTGCCCGAGGCACGCGCAGGCATCGAGTCGCTGCGTGCCGAGCGCGAGCAGGCGTCGGCGCGCATCGCCTCCATCGAGGCAGAGCGCGAGGAACTGCCCCAGCGCATCGAGCAGGGGGCCCAGGCCCTGCGCCTCATGCGGGCGGACGCAGACACGCTGCCTGAGGCGGCGTCCGCGCTGCGAGCCATCAACGAGCGCCTGGACGCCTCCATGCAGGCCGACTTGCTGCGCGCCGCCCTGCTCGGCGCGTCGGACGAGCTGCGCGAGGCCACGGCGGCGGCGAAGCTCGCGAACGCGGCGGCCGCGGACGGCCACGACCTGTGGATCGCCCAGAGCGCCTCGGCCCTCGCCCGCGAACTCGAAGAAGACACACCCTGCCCCGTGTGCGGCTCGACCACCCATCCCACCCCCGCGCCGACCGCGGACGGGGAGATCACGCGCGAGCAGGTCGCCGCACTAGACCAGGCGCGCGACCGCGCGGAGGCCGCGCTGCGCGACGCCCAGGCGCGCCACCAGGACCTCGTGCGGCGTATCGCCCAGCTCAACGAGGTGGCGGGCGCGCCCACACCGACGCTCGAGACCGAGCGCGATCGTGCCGCCGAGCTCGTGGCGACGCTGGAGGCCCTCTCCCCGCAGATCACCCAGATCGAGGCGGCCCTTGCGCAAGAGCGCTCACGCCTCGACGGTCTCACGGATGCTCTCACTCGCGCCCGCGAGGAGGCCGCGTCCCTGGCCTCCACCCTCCAGGAACGAGAATCAGCGCTGAGCGGCGCGCTCGCCCGCGTGGAAGCCGAACGCTCCGGATTCGCGTCCCTCACCGAGCGCGCTGCAGCCCTGGATGAGCACGCACACCGGGCGGCGGCACTGGCCGGGGCCTGCGCCGATTGGGACAACGCCCGCGCCGCGCACGCGCAGGCGCAACGCTCCCTGGCGCACGCGCTTGAGGAACAGGGGCTTCAGGCCGACTCCTGGAGCTCCTTCCTGCTTCCCCTGCCCCGTCTCGAGGCACTCGAAACGCGCGTGGCCGAGCACGAGAAGGCGCTCTTCGCGGCGCGCGAGGCCCTCGCCTCCGAGCGGCTGACCCGCGCCGCATCGGCGCCCACTCCCCACGTCGAGGCCCTCACTGAGGCGTCGCGCCGGGCCGATGAGGACGCCGCTTCGGCCGCCCGGGCATCGGGCATCCTCGAGCAGTACTGCGCGCAGCTCGACGCGGCCCGCACGTCCCTCGAGCAGGCGCTCGACGCCCTCGCCCGCGCCAGGGAGCAGGCCGGTCCCATCCGCCGCCTCGCGGACATCGCGGCGGCCTCAGGCCCGGAGAACCTGGCGTCCACTCCCCTGGCCGCGTGGGTGCTCATCACCCGCCTGGAGGACGTGCTCGCGGCCGCAAACCCGCGCCTGGAGCGCATCTCGTCGGGCCGCTACCAGCTCGTGGCGGTCTCCGACGACGGCACCTCCTCGCGTAAGTCGGGCCTGGGCCTGGCGATCGTCGACCACGACACGGATGCCGTGCGCAGCCCCCGCACGCTCTCGGGCGGGGAAACCTTCTACACGTCCCTGGCCCTGGCCCTGGGCCTGGCGGACGTCGTGACGGCCGAGGCGGGAGGGGTCGAGCTGCGCACGATGTTTATCGACGAGGGCTTCGGCTCGCTGGACTCGCACACCCTCGCGCTCGTCATGGAGCAGCTCCAGGCTCTGCGCTGCGCCGGGCGCACGGTGGGCGTCATCTCGCACGTCGAAGAGATGGCGACCCAGATCGCCGACCAGATCCAGGTGCGGCCACTGGCGGAGGGAGGATCGACCCTGCGCGTGCGCGCCTAG
- a CDS encoding LysM peptidoglycan-binding domain-containing protein, which translates to MTHDSRSLRGQAPLTDALLWLVGAPAAALDALYLAYAAPTLAPNAPETLVVWILAILALALLFWNLLCSAVAHLATLRLAPPTLRRGAHALVSRYGTRLSRSLLSRAGAGALIGSALITSAPLGAAQAAPQDTASPGVSLTWADAPGAPTPQQTGATEATPASAPREGTSQDPPPLGQADLPDTVTVAPGDSLWSIAASLRPGSDDAHITRVWQAIHVANAQAIATPHLIYPGQQLSIPQDLP; encoded by the coding sequence ATGACACACGATTCACGTTCATTACGCGGTCAGGCGCCCCTGACCGACGCACTCCTGTGGCTTGTCGGCGCGCCGGCGGCCGCCCTCGACGCCCTCTACCTCGCCTACGCGGCGCCCACGCTGGCGCCCAACGCTCCCGAGACGCTGGTCGTGTGGATCCTCGCGATCCTCGCCCTCGCGCTCCTGTTCTGGAACCTCCTGTGTTCAGCCGTCGCCCACCTGGCCACGCTGCGCCTGGCGCCACCGACGCTGCGCCGGGGCGCCCACGCCCTCGTCTCACGCTACGGCACGCGACTGTCGAGATCCCTGCTCTCCCGGGCGGGCGCGGGTGCCCTCATCGGGTCCGCGCTCATCACCTCCGCGCCCCTCGGCGCCGCCCAGGCTGCCCCGCAGGACACCGCTTCCCCAGGCGTGTCACTCACGTGGGCGGACGCACCCGGCGCCCCCACGCCGCAGCAAACGGGCGCAACGGAGGCGACCCCGGCCTCGGCCCCGCGGGAAGGCACATCCCAGGATCCGCCACCCCTCGGCCAGGCCGACCTGCCCGACACCGTCACCGTCGCCCCCGGCGACTCCCTCTGGTCCATCGCCGCCTCCCTGCGGCCAGGCTCCGACGACGCCCACATCACCCGCGTCTGGCAAGCCATCCACGTCGCGAACGCCCAAGCCATCGCCACCCCGCACTTGATCTACCCCGGACAGCAACTATCCATCCCCCAGGACCTGCCATGA
- the hpf gene encoding ribosome hibernation-promoting factor, HPF/YfiA family, which yields MDITVVARNAEIHPNFRAYVEEKVSKITQFYPRAQRVDVELTHERNPRQADTAERIELTVYGKGPIIRAEAQSADRYAAVDIAAGKLYERLRRLRDRVKDHRRRYPRDLVEAEILEVAPVVEEVAEPEPEAPKPLRSAEDLKVGEAREEQWGDTPIIVRQKVHEAPPMSVDEALDQMMMVGHPFFLFVDKETNQPCVVYHRHGWTYGVLRLNTTI from the coding sequence ATGGACATCACCGTCGTCGCACGTAATGCCGAGATTCACCCGAATTTCCGGGCATACGTGGAGGAGAAGGTTTCGAAGATCACCCAGTTCTACCCGCGCGCGCAGCGCGTGGACGTTGAGCTGACTCACGAACGTAACCCCCGCCAGGCCGACACCGCTGAGCGTATCGAGCTGACCGTCTACGGCAAGGGCCCGATCATCCGCGCGGAGGCTCAGTCTGCGGATCGCTACGCGGCCGTCGACATCGCCGCCGGGAAGCTCTACGAGCGCCTGCGCCGCCTGCGCGATCGCGTCAAGGACCACCGCCGTCGCTACCCGCGCGACCTGGTCGAAGCCGAAATCCTCGAAGTCGCTCCTGTCGTCGAAGAAGTCGCCGAGCCCGAGCCTGAGGCCCCCAAGCCGCTGCGCAGCGCGGAGGATCTAAAGGTCGGCGAGGCCCGTGAGGAGCAGTGGGGCGACACGCCCATCATCGTGCGCCAGAAGGTACACGAGGCGCCGCCGATGAGCGTGGACGAGGCCCTCGATCAGATGATGATGGTCGGCCACCCCTTCTTCCTCTTCGTCGACAAGGAAACGAACCAGCCGTGCGTCGTCTACCACCGTCACGGGTGGACGTACGGCGTGCTTCGCTTGAACACGACGATCTGA
- a CDS encoding exonuclease SbcCD subunit D C-terminal domain-containing protein: MLILHTSDWHLGRTLHGASLGDSADAFIEWLVALVRERGVDAVLISGDVFDRAVPPVDALARMRRALRELTALTTVILTSGNHDGAARLGLFADMLAPSLHVVTDPEAIGTPVEAGGALVYPMPYLEPDLVRQALSDLPAQGESALPAPLPRSHQAVLAAALRRLRQDLEARRGAGDQRPAIAMPHAFITGAQPSDSERDIQVGGVPSVSADLFDTLGGAAPLTHGLDYVAAGHLHRPQDVSGACVPIRYAGSPIAYSFSEAGATKSVTLVTTDATSVTGIEVVPIPTLRGIAVLEGTMDELLTDPDQATTASYVSITVTDDARPERMVARIREAYPHALVVVHRPARAPSLQPTRAVRPSRDPREVTEEFYEAVGGRPLSERERELAQDVWAGLRGKDMQ, translated from the coding sequence ATGTTGATTCTGCACACTTCCGACTGGCACCTGGGGCGCACGCTGCACGGCGCGTCTTTGGGCGACAGCGCGGACGCGTTCATCGAGTGGCTGGTCGCCCTGGTGCGTGAGCGCGGCGTGGATGCCGTGCTCATCTCGGGCGACGTGTTCGACCGCGCGGTTCCGCCCGTTGATGCGCTCGCGCGGATGCGCCGCGCCCTGCGCGAGCTGACCGCGCTCACGACGGTCATCCTGACGTCGGGGAACCACGATGGGGCGGCGCGCCTGGGGCTTTTCGCCGACATGCTGGCTCCTTCTCTGCACGTGGTGACGGATCCGGAGGCGATCGGCACGCCCGTCGAGGCCGGGGGCGCCCTCGTGTATCCGATGCCCTACCTGGAGCCCGACCTCGTGCGTCAGGCGCTGTCGGACCTGCCTGCGCAGGGGGAATCCGCTCTGCCCGCTCCCCTGCCCCGTTCCCATCAGGCGGTCCTGGCGGCCGCCTTGCGCAGGCTGCGTCAGGACCTGGAGGCGCGGCGCGGCGCGGGCGACCAGCGCCCGGCCATCGCGATGCCGCACGCCTTCATCACGGGCGCGCAGCCCTCGGACTCCGAACGCGACATCCAGGTGGGCGGCGTCCCCTCCGTGTCAGCCGACCTGTTCGACACGCTCGGGGGCGCCGCCCCCCTGACCCACGGCCTGGACTACGTGGCGGCCGGGCACCTGCACCGCCCACAGGATGTGTCAGGGGCGTGCGTCCCGATCCGCTACGCGGGCTCCCCCATCGCGTACTCGTTCTCCGAGGCCGGGGCCACCAAGTCCGTCACCCTCGTGACCACGGACGCCACCTCGGTGACCGGCATCGAGGTGGTGCCCATCCCGACGCTTCGGGGCATCGCGGTGCTCGAGGGGACCATGGATGAGCTGCTCACCGATCCCGACCAGGCCACCACGGCCTCGTACGTGTCGATCACGGTCACGGACGACGCGCGCCCAGAGCGTATGGTGGCGCGCATCCGGGAGGCCTACCCGCACGCCCTGGTCGTCGTGCACCGCCCCGCCCGGGCCCCCTCGCTTCAGCCCACGCGGGCGGTGCGCCCCTCGAGGGATCCGCGCGAGGTCACGGAGGAGTTTTACGAGGCCGTGGGCGGGCGGCCCCTGTCGGAGCGGGAGCGCGAGCTCGCCCAGGATGTGTGGGCCGGGCTTCGAGGAAAGGACATGCAGTGA